In one window of Gammaproteobacteria bacterium DNA:
- the waaF gene encoding lipopolysaccharide heptosyltransferase II: MNPKNEAKPYKILVVGPAWIGDMVMAQSLFKLLKQRRDHVFIDVVAPAWTEPLLARMPEVNEALLLPLDHGEIGWATRWRLGRALRPRRYARAIILSRTFKSALVPFAARAQQRTGFLGEMRYGLLNDIRTLAPHALPRTVDRYVALGLDPGETLPATIPYPRLAASPEAARAALARLGLAIPASPALGLCPGAEYGPAKRWPAPYFADVANAKLKAGWQVWLFGSNKDTAIAGEIQALTRDRCLDLTGRTTLAESIDLMSLTDAVVTNDTGLMHIAASLGRKVVAIFGSSTPRYTPPLHSDAKILYLAVECSPCFERICPLGHLKCLRDLTPTQVLDALDDTN; encoded by the coding sequence ATGAACCCAAAAAACGAAGCAAAACCCTACAAGATTTTGGTCGTCGGCCCAGCGTGGATCGGCGATATGGTGATGGCCCAGAGCCTGTTCAAGCTCTTAAAGCAGCGCCGTGACCACGTATTCATTGATGTGGTTGCCCCCGCTTGGACAGAACCCTTGCTTGCGCGGATGCCGGAGGTCAACGAAGCCCTTTTGCTGCCGCTTGATCACGGGGAGATCGGATGGGCAACACGCTGGCGACTTGGCCGGGCGCTGCGTCCACGTCGTTACGCACGTGCCATCATTCTGTCGCGCACCTTTAAATCCGCCCTGGTCCCCTTCGCCGCCCGGGCACAGCAGCGGACTGGGTTCCTGGGGGAGATGCGCTACGGGCTTTTGAACGACATTCGAACCCTCGCCCCACACGCCCTGCCCCGAACCGTCGACCGCTATGTCGCCTTGGGGCTCGATCCGGGGGAGACGCTGCCCGCCACAATCCCCTATCCACGCCTTGCAGCATCTCCAGAGGCCGCCCGAGCTGCATTGGCCCGCCTGGGGCTTGCGATCCCCGCTTCGCCGGCCCTCGGCCTATGCCCAGGGGCGGAATATGGCCCCGCAAAGCGTTGGCCCGCCCCCTATTTTGCGGACGTTGCCAACGCCAAGCTCAAAGCAGGGTGGCAAGTCTGGCTGTTCGGCTCCAACAAAGACACGGCCATCGCGGGGGAGATCCAGGCGCTGACGCGTGATCGATGCCTGGACTTAACCGGCCGCACAACCCTTGCCGAGTCCATCGATCTGATGTCACTCACCGATGCGGTGGTCACCAACGATACGGGGCTCATGCATATCGCCGCGAGCCTTGGCCGCAAGGTCGTCGCGATCTTCGGCTCCTCCACACCCCGTTACACACCACCGCTTCATTCAGATGCCAAAATACTGTATCTCGCAGTGGAATGCAGCCCTTGTTTTGAGCGCATTTGTCCCCTTGGCCACTTGAAATGCCTCCGTGATCTCACGCCTACCCAGGTGCTTGACGCGCTGGATGACACAAATTGA
- a CDS encoding zinc-finger domain-containing protein — MSKVPANPPLQEGVPNDKRCYEVTRQDLPLHCPLPTMSLWNSHPRVYLPIEATGRAKCPYCGADFLLSDEG; from the coding sequence ATGTCAAAAGTGCCCGCAAACCCGCCTCTCCAAGAGGGCGTCCCAAATGACAAACGCTGTTACGAAGTCACTCGACAAGACCTTCCCTTGCACTGCCCGCTGCCCACCATGAGCTTGTGGAACTCACACCCGCGTGTCTACCTGCCCATCGAGGCAACCGGGCGAGCCAAATGTCCCTATTGCGGTGCCGATTTCCTCCTGAGCGACGAAGGGTGA
- a CDS encoding branched-chain amino acid transaminase, which translates to MGMADRDGVIWLDGEMVPWREAKIHVLTHTLHYGMGVLEGIRVYQGDKGTAIFRLQDHTERLFRSAHILRIAIPFDRETINRACYDAVRENKLDTGYIRTMCFYGSESMGIRTDNLKVHVMVAAWPWAAYLGADGLENGIRIKTSSYVRHHVNSTMWRAKATGNYMNSMLALQEALDCGYDEALLLDAEGYVSEGSGENIFIVRNGRIITPDPTSALEGITRDTVIKLAEEIGLTVSEKRITRDEVYIADEAFFTGTAAEVTPIRELDGRTIGDGGRGPISEKLQGIYFDQVHGRRDKYPEWLTYVDR; encoded by the coding sequence ATGGGGATGGCTGACCGCGACGGCGTCATCTGGCTGGATGGGGAGATGGTTCCTTGGCGCGAGGCCAAGATCCACGTGCTAACGCATACCCTCCATTACGGTATGGGGGTGCTTGAGGGAATACGTGTCTACCAAGGGGACAAAGGCACTGCCATCTTCCGCCTTCAAGACCACACAGAACGGCTGTTTCGATCGGCTCACATCTTACGGATCGCGATCCCCTTCGATCGTGAGACTATCAATCGCGCATGTTATGACGCTGTGCGCGAGAATAAACTCGATACAGGCTACATTCGCACCATGTGTTTCTACGGCTCCGAAAGCATGGGGATCCGCACTGACAATCTCAAGGTCCATGTGATGGTAGCGGCCTGGCCATGGGCGGCTTATCTCGGCGCGGATGGACTCGAGAACGGCATTCGCATCAAGACCTCCTCCTATGTCCGCCATCACGTGAATAGCACCATGTGGAGGGCCAAGGCCACTGGCAACTACATGAACTCCATGCTTGCGCTGCAGGAAGCACTCGATTGTGGGTACGACGAGGCGCTGCTCTTGGATGCCGAAGGCTATGTGTCTGAAGGTAGCGGCGAGAACATCTTCATTGTTCGCAACGGGCGAATTATCACGCCGGACCCGACCTCGGCCCTTGAAGGCATCACACGCGATACCGTTATCAAGCTTGCCGAGGAAATCGGTCTAACGGTGTCAGAGAAACGCATCACGCGCGATGAGGTCTATATAGCCGATGAGGCCTTTTTCACCGGCACCGCGGCCGAAGTAACACCGATCCGAGAACTCGATGGCCGGACCATCGGAGATGGGGGGCGCGGTCCCATTAGCGAAAAATTGCAGGGGATATACTTCGATCAAGTTCATGGTCGGCGCGATAAATACCCCGAATGGCTGACCTACGTTGACCGATAA
- a CDS encoding pentapeptide repeat-containing protein, whose amino-acid sequence MMKRQPVFRGPDVLREIALAGAFALIVTIVVPSPATFATETDWQPITREEVLEIIANTPSGEVPDLQNKDFRGQDMSGIDFKGANLFGTHMKNVSLKGSNFENSNMDITIMRGADLEGANLRNASLFGVVLGDANLKGADLSGARIIANVERANLEGAKLVKARAGANMKNQPMGKLRIFLVKANLTGADLTDADLSGCEMKFASLTNANLSNADLSNCDLRKADFTGANLSGANLAGAKLHEAIFIGIQGKDSITGLDSATGLDEAEFD is encoded by the coding sequence ATGATGAAGCGTCAACCTGTCTTTCGAGGGCCCGACGTCCTTCGCGAGATCGCCCTCGCCGGGGCCTTTGCCCTGATAGTGACAATCGTGGTGCCATCCCCGGCCACTTTCGCGACCGAAACAGACTGGCAACCGATTACCCGTGAGGAAGTCCTCGAGATCATCGCCAACACTCCCTCAGGGGAAGTCCCGGATCTGCAAAATAAGGATTTTCGAGGCCAGGATATGTCCGGGATTGATTTTAAGGGCGCAAACCTCTTTGGGACCCACATGAAAAACGTCTCACTTAAGGGCTCGAACTTCGAGAATTCCAACATGGACATCACGATAATGCGTGGCGCCGATCTGGAAGGGGCGAACTTGCGTAACGCCAGCCTCTTCGGTGTGGTACTGGGCGATGCCAACCTCAAGGGGGCGGATCTATCCGGTGCCCGGATCATCGCAAACGTCGAGCGCGCGAACCTCGAAGGGGCAAAGCTCGTCAAGGCGCGAGCAGGGGCCAACATGAAGAATCAGCCGATGGGTAAGCTGCGGATCTTTCTGGTCAAGGCAAATCTGACAGGGGCGGATCTCACTGATGCTGATCTTTCCGGTTGTGAAATGAAGTTTGCCTCGTTGACGAATGCCAATCTCAGCAATGCGGATCTCTCCAACTGCGACCTCAGGAAAGCTGACTTCACCGGAGCTAATTTGAGTGGCGCGAATCTCGCCGGGGCTAAGTTGCACGAAGCGATCTTTATAGGGATCCAAGGCAAGGATTCAATCACTGGCCTCGACAGCGCTACGGGGCTGGACGAAGCCGAGTTCGATTAA
- a CDS encoding metalloregulator ArsR/SmtB family transcription factor — protein MALVAKRGTNKTLDTALLPLDFLREATECLKCVAHPNRLRMIEILFHGEYTVDEIASLCGLAQPATSGHLRLMEGKGLLQSEHRGRAVYYSVRKPQLKGIIDCVRGRYQQQCNDNEGGVR, from the coding sequence ATGGCATTGGTTGCGAAACGCGGAACAAATAAAACACTGGACACGGCGTTACTGCCTCTTGATTTTCTGAGAGAGGCCACCGAATGCCTCAAATGCGTAGCCCATCCCAATCGCCTTCGCATGATCGAAATCCTGTTCCATGGCGAGTACACCGTGGATGAGATTGCAAGCCTGTGTGGACTTGCCCAACCTGCCACGAGCGGCCACCTCCGCCTTATGGAGGGAAAGGGCCTGCTTCAAAGTGAACACAGGGGCCGAGCCGTCTATTACTCGGTTCGGAAGCCGCAATTAAAAGGAATCATCGACTGTGTGCGCGGTCGATATCAGCAGCAATGTAACGATAATGAAGGAGGCGTACGATGA